The Spirochaetaceae bacterium genomic sequence AATTTGTAGAAGATGAAATAAATAGGTTGGTAAGCAGCGCAATGTATGGCGAGTTTACAGTAAATGTGAATACTGGGCAGCTTACTCTTAATTTAGTAAGAGGAACTGGCGAATTTTCTGAGCTGGCTTCACAGCCTGCACAGCAGCTTATTTTTAATTTTGGCCCCCAAGAAAGGATAAATGGAACCCTTACAACTATGACTATTACGCGTGATGGCCAAACATGGAGAAGAATTTAATAGAGGAGATTAAAAAAGTGAATAAAAAAATAATATTATTTTTAATTGCTTTATTTATGGTAATAGGGAGTAGTTTTTCTTTTGCCTATAACCCAAGAAGCGGTGGAGCCGTTACACCAACGAGGTCAAGGCCGACAATATCAGTACCAACACAATTTAACCAAAATAACGCCCCACTAATGGCGGGCCGTTTTAGGCTGGAGAGTAGCCCTTTTATTATACAATTATTTTATAGTAATAATCAGGCAAATAATGGAACATTTACAATAGAAGATTTTAATAATGGCCAAATCATTACTAGTGGTGATTTTACTATTAACAATAACCGCGAACTTGTGTTACTGCCCAACCGAAATACAACAACTATGGATATAGGTTTTTTAGTACAAAGATACACCATACATAACCCACGAACCTTTTCAGGTGGAACAGAACGTTGGGTATATTTGGATAATAACTAAACGTATATTCAATATGTATAAGATAATTGGTAACTATTTATTTATAGGTACCAAAAATAACTTAGAGCCTGTTCGCATAAAGGAAAATTAACCATGACACAAGCCGCAGGGTTGTGCACAAATGACACGAATAGGATTACTCTTACATTCGTGCAGCACGCGGCTAGCCCTTCGGCCCAGTGTGTCATTTGTGGTTATATCCTTACCTTGAATTCTCTTTTTTTGGTGTTTTTAGCGGTTCTATCTTGTTAAATACCTTTTTCTGCTGTTTTCTAGGAGGATTATTATCATTTTATTTCTATGTGAACAGCTTCTCATCTTTTGCCTACTTCCGGTGTATTTTATATTATAACACTCAATATAAAAATGCTTATCGGCTCTCTTTACAATTTTCCTTTTTTATGTTAAACTAAAAAAAAGTAAATTAATAAGGAGCTAAATATGAGCCAAAATGATATACAAGTAGAACTTGATAAGGTACGCCCGCATTTACAAAATGACGGCGGCGATGTGCAGATAGTCCGTTTTGATGGTAGCAGTAATATTTTATATGTAGAGCTACAAGGGGCTTGCAAAGGCTGCCCGCATTCGCAAATGACCATTAAAAATGGTATCGAACGTTATTTAAAAAGTATTTTCCCCGATTTGGTGGCGGTAGAAGCAGCTTAAAAAACTATCTCTTACGAGATAGTTTTTAATTAAGAATTAAAAAGTAAGCACCAAGAGATGGAAGGTAATAATTTACTGCTTATGTTTTTTAATTTCTACTTCTTAATTTTAATTTATCCCGGAGGGATACAACATGTCAAAATTAACTCATGAGCAATTAATTAAATTCCCTAAAATAGAGCTGCACCGCCATTTGGAGGGGTGTTTTTATCCGCCGGTATTATTTTATTTGGCTAAAAAAAATAAGCTCGATTTCCCCAGCGATTATACGGCTTTTGTTAAAGAACTGCAATTTCCGCAGGACAGCGCGCCCGATTTCCATCTTTTTTTAAGTAAATTTATTAATAGTTGGTATAAAAGCCTTGATGATGTGGCCGATGTGGTTTACGGCAGTGTTAGCCATATCGATACCGGCGATAACTTAGCTTACCTCGAGCTGCGTTTTAACCCTTATCACTATGCGGCGCGCAATAATTTTGAAGTTACCGATACCCTAAAGGTGGTACTACAGGCCGCTCAAGCCGCAGCGGCTAAACTGCCCTTTAAGGTGCGTTATCTGCTTACTTTTAACCGCATGCAATTTAAAGATAATGAAATGCTGGAGATTTTTAAAAAATTTGAAAAGTATAACAATTTAGATGAAATTGTAGGTATCGATTTAGCCGGTGATGAGGTAAACTTTCCGCCTGAACTTTTTCCTAATTTTTTTGATTATGTCCATCAGGCCGGCTATAAGGCGACTATCCACGCCGGTGAGGTATCGAGCGCCGCTCAAATTTGGACGGCGATTGATACCCTGCACGCCGGCCGAATTGGGCACGGAGTGCGCTGCATTGATGATGAACGCCTGCAAGAAGTTATGAAAGAAAGAAATATTGCCTTAGAGCAATGTTTGGTAAGCAATTACCAAACCAATGCGTGGGCCGATTATGCCAGCCACCCCTTAAGAAAGTTGTTTGATAAAGGACTACCGGTAACTCTTAACAGTGATGACCCTACGGTGCAAGGTAAAACGTTAAATGATGATTATATTTTGGCTAGTGAAAAACTCAACTTTACCCGTGAAGAATTTATTAAACTTAACCTTAATGCCATAGAGGCCAGTTTTTTACCGGCAGACGAAAAGGCCGAACTTAAGGTAAAATATTTAAATGACTGTGAATAACGATGTAAATTTTTATAGCGAACGAGCAGATAGTTATTACAACCGTGCCGATGCTTATAATTTACGAGATAAGCCGCAAAAAGCTATAGCCAATTATACGCATGCTGTAGATAATTATAACAAATGTATAGAGCTACAACCTAACAATAGTAAGTTTTACCAGAATAGAGCTTTGTGTTACAGGCAGCTGGGGCAATACATTAAAGCTATCAATGACTATAGTACGGCTATTGCTCTATCTCCGCAAACAGCAATACTTTATTACGAACGTGCCTATTGTTCCCATTTGCAAGATAATTGCCGAGAGGCCGTAACCGATTGTAGTACAGCCATCAAGCTGGAGCCTAATAATTATCTTTTTTATTATTATCGTGCTATGAATTACCACATATTAAACCAATATACTTTGGCAGTAGCCGATTATACTCAGGCTATTGCCCTTAGCCCCGATGATTATATTTATTTGGCCCGCGCCCAATGTTATGATAGGCTAGAACAATATGCCGAAGCAATAAATGATTATAGTAAATATATCGGATTTAACCCCGATTATTCATTAGTATATTATATGCGTGCCGCTAGTTATGATGGGCTTGGTCAAAGAGAAAAAGCTGAAGATGATTTAAAGATTTATAAAAAGTTAGAGAAAAAGCTAAAAATTAAAGATTTTCTAAAATTAAGATTTCGTAAATAATTTAATATTAAGTTATGTAATAAAACTGTTCAATTTGTAAAGCCTTTAAAAATTTATTATCGTGCGAGATAATAAGCAGAGTGCCGGGATAGCTTTTTAATACCTTTATGATATGAGTTTTAGTTGCTAAATCGATATTATTGCTTATCTCATCAAGTAAGAGCAATTTAGGAGTTTTTAAAGCAATTTTAGCTAAGCATAACCGGGCCTTTTCACCGCCCGAAAGAAATTTTATTTCTTTTTGTACATCGGCGTTGGTTAAAAATAAAAAATCTTGCAAAAAATGGCGCAGCTGGGTGGGAGATTTATCTGAAGTTAAAGCTTCAATCTCTTGGTAAACAGTGTTACTATCATTTAAATTGGAATAGTGTTGATTGAGGTAACCAATCTCATCTGGCTTTGGGGTATACCAATCACCCTCTCTGTTTACGGTAGGGTCGTCCATAATGGCCTTAAAAAGGGTGGTCTTGCCCGTACCGTTATTGCCGGTAATGGCTAAATGCTCGCCGCCCATTAGAGAAAAATTGATGTTATTTAATATAATTTTCTCCCCGTAACTCACTTTCCCCTTATTAATAGAGAGCATGGTTTTGGTAAAACTTTCTCCTACTGGTAAGGAAAAGTGGGTTTAATTACCTTAAGGCTGGGCAAACCGGTTAGCCGTTCCTTTAAAGCCTCTTTATGGCTGGTTATATCATTAAGTTTTTTACCGGCTGTTTTGCCGGCATTACCAGCTTTGGCATCACCCACCGCCGGTAACCAGCGCTTTTGAGCCACCATCTTTTTACCATGCTCACGGCTCTTTTGGGCACGTTCTTGCTCTTTCATCAGCTTTAAGTGGCTTTCTTTTTTATCTCTTTTAAGTTGTTTTGCCTCATTTAAAGTACTCTGTTTGTTTTGAGCAATAGTGGCTTGATAATCATTATACTTGCCGTTAAAAATGTCAATTTTACCATTATTAATATACCAAAG encodes the following:
- a CDS encoding ATP-binding cassette domain-containing protein, whose translation is MSYGEKIILNNINFSLMGGEHLAITGNNGTGKTTLFKAIMDDPTVNREGDWYTPKPDEIGYLNQHYSNLNDSNTVYQEIEALTSDKSPTQLRHFLQDFLFLTNADVQKEIKFLSGGEKARLCLAKIALKTPKLLLLDEISNNIDLATKTHIIKVLKSYPGTLLIISHDNKFLKALQIEQFYYIT
- a CDS encoding NifU family protein — its product is MSQNDIQVELDKVRPHLQNDGGDVQIVRFDGSSNILYVELQGACKGCPHSQMTIKNGIERYLKSIFPDLVAVEAA
- a CDS encoding tetratricopeptide repeat protein; translated protein: MTVNNDVNFYSERADSYYNRADAYNLRDKPQKAIANYTHAVDNYNKCIELQPNNSKFYQNRALCYRQLGQYIKAINDYSTAIALSPQTAILYYERAYCSHLQDNCREAVTDCSTAIKLEPNNYLFYYYRAMNYHILNQYTLAVADYTQAIALSPDDYIYLARAQCYDRLEQYAEAINDYSKYIGFNPDYSLVYYMRAASYDGLGQREKAEDDLKIYKKLEKKLKIKDFLKLRFRK
- the add gene encoding adenosine deaminase yields the protein MSKLTHEQLIKFPKIELHRHLEGCFYPPVLFYLAKKNKLDFPSDYTAFVKELQFPQDSAPDFHLFLSKFINSWYKSLDDVADVVYGSVSHIDTGDNLAYLELRFNPYHYAARNNFEVTDTLKVVLQAAQAAAAKLPFKVRYLLTFNRMQFKDNEMLEIFKKFEKYNNLDEIVGIDLAGDEVNFPPELFPNFFDYVHQAGYKATIHAGEVSSAAQIWTAIDTLHAGRIGHGVRCIDDERLQEVMKERNIALEQCLVSNYQTNAWADYASHPLRKLFDKGLPVTLNSDDPTVQGKTLNDDYILASEKLNFTREEFIKLNLNAIEASFLPADEKAELKVKYLNDCE